One genomic region from Croceicoccus sp. YJ47 encodes:
- a CDS encoding peptidylprolyl isomerase, which yields MKFRMLTGLAMATSLFAATSAQAQDTVPQDAPAQAAPASGADRPAIAPAIGPTYFQIETDASVDPDNVLLLDLSNGGRVTIRLKPEWAPTHVERIKTLARQGFYDGVTFHRVIDGFMAQTGDPTGTGNGGSSLPDLKSEFNRVPHLRGTVSMARTQDPDSANSQFFIVFYPRMALDRDYTNFGRVIGGMEYADAINRGEPPANPTRIVQASLGSENAPRPAVNTAPTSDVTADMLNAPVADAGE from the coding sequence ATGAAATTTCGCATGCTGACCGGTCTGGCCATGGCCACGTCCCTGTTCGCGGCCACTTCCGCCCAGGCACAGGATACAGTGCCGCAGGACGCGCCCGCGCAGGCTGCGCCGGCATCGGGCGCCGACCGGCCCGCCATCGCGCCGGCGATCGGCCCGACCTATTTCCAGATCGAGACCGACGCGAGCGTCGATCCCGACAATGTCCTCCTGCTCGACCTGTCGAATGGCGGGCGGGTGACGATCCGGCTGAAACCCGAATGGGCGCCGACGCATGTCGAACGGATCAAGACGCTCGCTCGTCAGGGATTTTACGATGGCGTCACGTTTCACCGCGTGATCGACGGCTTCATGGCACAGACCGGCGACCCGACGGGCACCGGCAATGGCGGTTCCTCGCTCCCCGATCTGAAGTCGGAATTCAATCGCGTGCCCCATTTGCGCGGTACGGTGTCGATGGCCCGGACGCAGGATCCCGATTCGGCCAATAGCCAGTTCTTCATCGTGTTCTATCCGCGCATGGCGCTCGACCGGGATTATACCAATTTCGGACGGGTTATCGGCGGTATGGAATATGCCGATGCGATCAACCGCGGCGAACCGCCCGCCAATCCGACGCGCATCGTGCAGGCCTCGCTCGGCAGCGAGAACGCACCGCGCCCGGCGGTCAACACCGCCCCGACGAGCGACGTGACCGCCGACATGCTGAACGCGCCTGTGGCGGACGCGGGCGAATAA
- the coaD gene encoding pantetheine-phosphate adenylyltransferase, with protein MSEPRIGVYPGTFDPITRGHCDIIRRGAKLVDKLIIGVTTNPSKNPMFSPDERIAMVEREIAAMEIDNVSVVGFNALLMKFAEAEGASVIVRGLRAVADFEYEYQMAGMNQQLNDNIETIFLMADVCLQPIASKLVKEIAWFGGDITPFVSDHVRGEVVARVARDGQKGDY; from the coding sequence ATGAGTGAACCGAGAATTGGGGTCTACCCCGGCACGTTCGACCCGATCACGCGCGGCCATTGCGACATCATCCGGCGCGGGGCAAAGCTTGTCGACAAACTGATCATCGGGGTCACCACCAACCCGTCGAAAAACCCGATGTTCAGCCCGGACGAGCGGATCGCCATGGTCGAGCGCGAGATCGCGGCCATGGAAATCGACAATGTGAGTGTGGTCGGCTTCAACGCGCTCCTGATGAAATTTGCCGAGGCGGAAGGCGCGAGCGTCATCGTGCGCGGCCTGCGCGCCGTCGCGGATTTCGAGTACGAATATCAGATGGCCGGCATGAATCAGCAGCTCAACGACAATATCGAGACGATCTTCCTCATGGCGGATGTCTGTCTTCAGCCGATCGCGTCGAAGCTGGTCAAGGAGATCGCTTGGTTCGGCGGCGACATCACCCCATTCGTGAGCGATCATGTCCGAGGCGAAGTCGTCGCCCGCGTCGCGCGCGACGGGCAGAAGGGCGATTACTGA
- a CDS encoding polyprenyl synthetase family protein, translating into MTDISNSLAGALTRIAGEVDACFDAMLPVPDDARKRLIEAMRYAAIGGGKRVRPLLCVAVAEMFGVPRDVAVRVGCAIEAIHAYSLVHDDLPCMDDDDLRHGKPTAHRAFDVGTAVLAGDSLHALAFEILGAPDIVTDPVLRAELVMTLAGASGSAGMAGGQMMDIVAEEQSFDLPTVTRLQQLKTGALLGASVEMGAILGRVPVDARTPLRLYAHDIGLAFQIADDLLDHEGDEALAGKALRKDAKAGKATFVSLLGPERAREQAQALITQAIGHLAVYDHEADLLRALAQFVIERKK; encoded by the coding sequence GTGACGGATATCAGCAACAGCCTTGCAGGCGCGCTGACCCGCATCGCGGGCGAGGTCGACGCCTGTTTCGATGCGATGCTGCCGGTGCCGGACGATGCACGCAAACGGCTGATCGAGGCGATGCGCTATGCCGCGATCGGCGGGGGCAAGCGGGTGCGCCCGCTGCTCTGCGTGGCGGTGGCGGAAATGTTCGGCGTGCCGCGCGATGTGGCGGTCCGGGTCGGCTGCGCGATCGAGGCGATCCACGCCTATTCGCTGGTGCATGACGACCTGCCGTGCATGGACGACGACGATCTGCGCCATGGCAAGCCGACGGCCCACCGCGCCTTCGACGTGGGTACGGCGGTGCTCGCAGGCGATTCGCTTCATGCTCTGGCATTCGAGATTCTGGGCGCGCCCGATATCGTGACCGATCCTGTCCTGCGCGCCGAACTCGTCATGACGCTGGCGGGGGCGAGCGGGTCGGCGGGCATGGCCGGCGGGCAGATGATGGATATCGTCGCCGAAGAGCAGAGCTTTGACTTGCCGACGGTCACGCGCCTGCAACAGCTCAAGACCGGGGCATTGCTCGGCGCGTCTGTGGAAATGGGCGCGATCCTGGGCCGGGTGCCGGTGGATGCGCGCACGCCGCTCAGGCTCTATGCGCATGACATCGGCCTTGCGTTTCAGATTGCGGACGATCTGCTCGACCACGAAGGGGACGAGGCGCTCGCCGGAAAGGCGCTGCGCAAGGATGCGAAGGCGGGCAAGGCGACCTTTGTCTCGCTGCTCGGCCCCGAACGCGCGCGCGAACAGGCGCAGGCGCTGATCACGCAGGCGATCGGCCATCTCGCCGTCTATGACCACGAGGCGGATCTTCTGCGGGCACTGGCGCAATTCGTCATCGAACGAAAAAAATAA
- a CDS encoding exodeoxyribonuclease VII small subunit codes for MDEGNDDIAALSYEQALKQLEDTVRKLESGEAGLDESIALYGRGEKLRKHCQSRLDAAQARIEAIVADAEGKPTATRPFDEAQG; via the coding sequence ATGGACGAGGGCAATGACGATATCGCCGCGCTGAGCTACGAGCAGGCGCTGAAGCAGCTTGAGGATACGGTCCGCAAGCTGGAAAGCGGGGAAGCCGGACTCGACGAATCGATTGCGCTTTACGGACGCGGCGAAAAATTGCGCAAGCATTGCCAGTCGCGGCTCGACGCGGCGCAGGCCCGGATCGAGGCGATCGTCGCCGATGCGGAGGGAAAGCCGACCGCGACCCGCCCCTTCGACGAGGCGCAGGGTTGA
- the purL gene encoding phosphoribosylformylglycinamidine synthase subunit PurL, which yields MAEITPDVVEAHGLSPEEYERVLGALGREPNLVELGIFSVMWSEHCSYKSSRFHLKKLPTEADWVICGPGENAGVIDIGDGPDGTKLAAIFKMESHNHPSYIEPYQGAATGVGGILRDVFTMGARPVANMNALRFGLPDHPKMKHLVQGVVAGIGGYGNCVGVPTVGGETNFDPAYDGNILVNAMTVGVADADRIFYSAATGVGNPIVYVGSKTGRDGIHGATMASADFGDDIEEKRPTVQVGDPFVEKLLIEACLELMATDAIVAIQDMGAAGLTSSSVEMATNGKTGIRLDMDAVPCREDGMTPYEMMLSESQERMLMVLKPGREAQAEAIFRKWELDFAVIGEVTDTQRMELTFGGKTVCDIPLGPLADDAPEYERPFVSDAEYKAWAGVAPLGDIAESDVGADLLRLMGTPALASRRWIWEQYDSQVGADTMQKSGGDAAVVRVHGTDKALAMTTDCTPRYCYADPYEGGKQAIAEAYRNLCAVGARPLAVTNCLNFGNPQRPEIMAQFVGCLNGMGDACRALDFPIVSGNVSLYNESKATGGGSAILPTPAIGGVGLLDDLSIMATIAFVNEGDAIWLIGGEGTDLGQSVWLREMHGRMAGDAPRVDLAKEARNGAIVREAIANGTAGAVHDVSDGGLLVALAEMAMAGGMGCTLDAPLDAARAFAEDQGRYVVTTAADATLPDAVRIGTVGGDAVAGVSLAALRDAHDSFFREWMAG from the coding sequence ATGGCTGAAATCACTCCCGACGTCGTCGAGGCCCATGGCCTTTCCCCCGAAGAATACGAGCGCGTGCTCGGCGCCCTGGGCCGTGAGCCCAATCTTGTCGAGCTGGGCATATTCTCGGTCATGTGGTCGGAACATTGCAGTTACAAAAGCAGCCGCTTTCACCTGAAAAAACTCCCGACGGAGGCCGATTGGGTCATCTGCGGTCCGGGTGAGAATGCCGGCGTCATCGACATCGGCGACGGGCCGGACGGGACGAAGCTGGCCGCGATCTTCAAGATGGAGAGCCACAACCACCCCAGCTATATCGAGCCGTATCAGGGCGCGGCGACGGGCGTTGGCGGGATCCTGCGCGACGTGTTCACCATGGGCGCGCGCCCGGTCGCCAACATGAACGCGCTGCGTTTCGGCCTACCCGACCACCCCAAGATGAAGCATCTGGTGCAGGGCGTGGTCGCAGGCATCGGCGGATACGGCAATTGCGTCGGCGTGCCGACCGTGGGCGGGGAGACGAATTTCGACCCGGCCTATGACGGCAATATCCTCGTCAATGCGATGACGGTGGGCGTCGCCGATGCGGACCGGATATTCTACTCCGCCGCGACGGGCGTCGGCAATCCCATCGTCTATGTCGGGTCGAAGACCGGGCGCGACGGGATCCACGGCGCCACCATGGCGAGTGCGGATTTCGGCGATGACATCGAGGAAAAGCGCCCCACCGTGCAGGTCGGCGATCCCTTCGTGGAAAAGCTGCTGATCGAGGCGTGCCTGGAGCTCATGGCGACGGACGCCATCGTCGCGATCCAGGACATGGGCGCCGCCGGCCTCACCAGCAGCAGCGTCGAAATGGCCACCAATGGCAAGACCGGCATACGGCTGGACATGGATGCCGTGCCCTGCCGCGAGGACGGCATGACGCCGTATGAAATGATGCTGTCCGAAAGCCAGGAGCGCATGCTCATGGTCCTCAAACCCGGACGCGAGGCGCAGGCCGAGGCGATCTTCCGCAAGTGGGAACTCGATTTCGCGGTCATCGGCGAAGTCACCGATACGCAGCGGATGGAGCTGACCTTCGGCGGGAAAACGGTATGCGACATTCCGCTCGGCCCGCTCGCCGACGATGCACCGGAATATGAACGCCCCTTCGTGTCGGATGCCGAATACAAGGCATGGGCCGGCGTGGCCCCGCTCGGCGATATAGCCGAAAGCGACGTGGGCGCGGATCTGCTGCGCCTGATGGGGACGCCCGCCCTCGCCTCGCGCCGGTGGATATGGGAGCAATACGATTCGCAGGTCGGCGCCGACACGATGCAGAAATCGGGCGGCGATGCGGCGGTGGTGCGCGTGCACGGCACGGACAAGGCGCTCGCCATGACGACCGATTGCACCCCTCGCTATTGCTATGCCGATCCGTACGAAGGCGGCAAGCAGGCCATCGCCGAGGCCTATCGCAATCTGTGCGCGGTCGGCGCGCGGCCGCTCGCGGTGACCAACTGTCTCAATTTCGGCAATCCGCAGCGGCCCGAGATCATGGCGCAATTCGTCGGTTGTCTGAACGGGATGGGCGACGCGTGTCGTGCGCTCGATTTCCCGATCGTGTCCGGCAATGTCAGCCTTTATAACGAGAGCAAGGCGACCGGCGGCGGCAGCGCGATCCTGCCCACGCCGGCGATTGGCGGGGTCGGCCTGCTCGACGATCTTTCGATCATGGCGACCATCGCGTTTGTCAACGAAGGCGATGCCATCTGGCTCATCGGCGGCGAAGGCACCGACCTTGGCCAGTCGGTGTGGCTGCGCGAAATGCACGGGCGGATGGCGGGCGATGCGCCGCGCGTCGACCTTGCCAAGGAGGCGCGCAATGGCGCCATCGTGCGTGAGGCCATCGCCAATGGCACGGCCGGCGCCGTCCATGACGTAAGCGATGGCGGATTGCTCGTCGCGCTGGCCGAAATGGCGATGGCGGGCGGCATGGGCTGCACGCTCGATGCCCCGCTCGACGCCGCGCGCGCCTTTGCCGAGGATCAGGGGCGCTATGTCGTCACGACCGCGGCCGATGCGACCTTGCCGGATGCGGTGCGCATCGGGACGGTGGGCGGCGACGCGGTTGCGGGCGTTTCACTCGCCGCGCTGCGCGATGCGCATGACAGCTTTTTCCGCGAATGGATGGCGGGTTAG
- the serB gene encoding phosphoserine phosphatase SerB, producing the protein MLIARLIADSAKLETGLDTAGAKLAERGWTIAGAQMMDFCGDVLQISLPEGESSAVASILDQAFGPCDLLISDRPIEVPHLLISDMDSTMIGQECIDELADFAGLKDEISAITERAMRGELDFEAALTERVGLLAGLAEETIAQCLAERIEPVRGARKLVQTLRSRGAHTVLVTGGFHSFADPVADMIGFERVVGNRLAIADGQLTGKLASAIVDSGVKARTLREEMDRLGDNARSLAMGDGANDIPMLQAADYGIAYRAKPKAREAANGWIERGDLTAVLELFDIPRAEWVD; encoded by the coding sequence TTGCTCATTGCCCGATTGATAGCAGACAGCGCGAAACTGGAAACCGGCCTCGACACCGCGGGGGCGAAACTCGCCGAACGCGGCTGGACGATCGCCGGCGCGCAGATGATGGATTTTTGCGGCGACGTCCTTCAGATTTCCCTGCCCGAGGGTGAGTCATCGGCGGTCGCGAGCATTCTGGATCAGGCATTCGGCCCGTGCGATCTGTTGATTTCGGACCGCCCGATCGAGGTGCCGCACCTGCTGATCTCCGACATGGATTCCACCATGATCGGACAGGAGTGCATCGACGAACTCGCCGATTTTGCCGGGCTGAAGGACGAAATTTCCGCCATTACCGAGCGGGCCATGCGCGGGGAGCTCGATTTCGAGGCGGCGCTGACCGAGCGGGTCGGGCTGCTGGCGGGATTGGCGGAGGAAACCATCGCGCAATGCCTGGCCGAGCGGATCGAGCCGGTGCGCGGCGCGCGCAAGCTGGTGCAGACGCTGCGTTCGCGCGGTGCCCATACCGTATTGGTGACCGGCGGTTTCCACAGTTTCGCCGACCCGGTGGCGGACATGATCGGATTCGAACGGGTGGTCGGCAACCGGCTCGCCATCGCGGACGGGCAGCTGACGGGAAAGCTTGCCTCCGCCATCGTGGATTCGGGCGTAAAGGCGCGCACCTTGCGTGAGGAGATGGACCGGCTGGGCGATAATGCGCGCAGCCTCGCGATGGGGGACGGCGCGAACGATATTCCCATGCTACAGGCTGCCGATTACGGCATCGCCTATCGCGCGAAGCCGAAGGCGCGGGAGGCGGCCAATGGCTGGATCGAGCGCGGCGATCTTACCGCCGTGCTCGAACTGTTCGACATTCCTCGGGCGGAGTGGGTCGACTAA
- the miaA gene encoding tRNA (adenosine(37)-N6)-dimethylallyltransferase MiaA, giving the protein MSKASNSADDGGAYHSFGAPQDGKPPLALIAGPTASGKSDCAVALAQAAERSGTRAIIINADSAQVYADLRVLSARPSVAEMGGIEHRLFGAWDGAAPCSAADWADAARREIAEAHRAGALPILVGGTGLYLRSLIDGIAPVPAIDPAIRAAVRALRVDEAHAALVHEDADAAARLAPADTTRVARALEVVRSTGVPLRQWQAARAGGIGDGVALAAFILLPERDALFDRCDRRFARMMEHGAVAEVEALLSRGLDPALPVMRAIGVPEISAWLRGTCTREEAIAAGAQATRRYAKRQFTWFRHQPPGDWRRLAWESNTIDANFAIMLRSLGLT; this is encoded by the coding sequence ATGAGCAAGGCTTCGAACTCCGCAGATGATGGTGGCGCCTACCATTCGTTTGGCGCGCCGCAGGACGGCAAGCCGCCGCTCGCGCTCATCGCAGGACCGACGGCCAGCGGCAAGAGCGATTGCGCCGTCGCACTCGCGCAGGCCGCGGAGCGTTCAGGCACGCGGGCCATCATCATCAATGCCGACAGCGCGCAGGTCTATGCCGATCTGCGCGTGCTGTCCGCCCGGCCGTCGGTTGCGGAGATGGGCGGGATCGAACACCGGCTGTTCGGCGCATGGGATGGCGCGGCACCATGCTCCGCCGCGGATTGGGCCGATGCGGCACGCCGCGAAATCGCCGAGGCGCATCGGGCGGGCGCCCTGCCCATCCTCGTCGGCGGGACCGGGCTTTATCTGCGCAGCCTGATCGACGGCATCGCGCCCGTTCCCGCCATCGATCCCGCGATCCGCGCGGCCGTGCGCGCCCTGCGCGTGGACGAGGCCCATGCCGCTCTCGTCCATGAGGATGCGGACGCCGCCGCCCGCCTCGCCCCCGCCGATACGACGCGGGTCGCCCGCGCGCTGGAGGTCGTGCGGTCCACCGGGGTTCCGCTGCGGCAATGGCAGGCGGCCAGGGCGGGCGGCATCGGCGACGGGGTTGCGCTTGCGGCGTTCATCCTTCTTCCCGAACGGGATGCGCTGTTCGACAGGTGCGACCGCCGGTTTGCAAGGATGATGGAGCATGGCGCCGTCGCCGAGGTCGAGGCTCTGTTGTCGCGCGGGCTGGACCCCGCGCTTCCGGTCATGCGGGCCATCGGCGTCCCGGAAATATCCGCGTGGCTGCGCGGAACCTGCACGCGCGAGGAAGCGATTGCGGCCGGCGCGCAGGCGACTCGCCGCTATGCCAAGCGGCAATTCACCTGGTTCCGGCACCAACCCCCTGGCGATTGGCGCAGGCTCGCATGGGAATCGAATACGATTGATGCTAATTTTGCAATAATGTTGCGTAGCTTAGGCTTGACATGA
- the ilvB gene encoding biosynthetic-type acetolactate synthase large subunit, producing the protein MHVTSRTGAETLMDSLVAQGVEVVFGYPGGAVLPIYDALFNDSRIRHILVRHEAGAAHAAEGYARSTGKPGVVLVTSGPGATNAVTGIADAFMDSIPMVVLSGQVATAMIGTDAFQEADTVGITRHCTKHNYLVKDPADLAATVEEAFQIATTGRPGPVVIDIPKDVQVAEQPATRSEAKTREAHRRYVPASLGADDAIARAVELLSGARAPVLYTGGGVINSGPEASRLLRELQEMSGAPVTSTLMGLGSFPAQHPAWLGMLGMHGTYEANMTMNRADLILCVGARFDDRVTGKIDDFAPDATKIHIDIDRSSINKTVEVDLAIVGDCARVLEQIIDRWRDTGKTSQDLSEWYARIEGWRARHSLEYPKSDSEIMPQHAIERLFELTRDRDPIISTEVGQHQMWAAQHFHFFEPNKWLTSGGLGTMGYGLPAAIGAQIGHPDALVIDIAGEASIQMNIQEMGTASQYRLPVKVFVLNNEFMGMVRQWQELTYESRYSNSYSESLPDFVKLAEAYGWKGILIDDPAELDAGIEAMIAHDGPVIVDCRVAKLANCLPMFRSGAAHTDMLLYGDEAPAAVTEEARAAV; encoded by the coding sequence ATGCACGTGACCAGCCGCACCGGCGCCGAAACATTGATGGACAGCCTCGTCGCGCAGGGTGTCGAAGTGGTATTCGGCTATCCCGGCGGCGCGGTGCTTCCCATCTATGACGCGTTGTTCAACGATTCCCGCATCCGCCACATCCTCGTCCGCCACGAGGCTGGCGCCGCCCATGCGGCGGAGGGTTACGCGCGTTCCACCGGGAAACCGGGCGTCGTGCTCGTCACCTCCGGCCCCGGCGCGACCAATGCGGTGACGGGCATTGCGGACGCGTTCATGGATTCGATCCCCATGGTTGTCCTGTCGGGACAGGTCGCGACCGCGATGATCGGCACCGACGCGTTTCAGGAAGCCGATACCGTCGGCATCACCCGCCATTGCACCAAGCATAACTATCTGGTGAAGGATCCGGCCGATCTCGCCGCGACGGTGGAGGAAGCGTTCCAGATCGCGACCACGGGCCGCCCCGGCCCCGTTGTGATCGACATTCCCAAGGACGTTCAGGTCGCCGAACAGCCCGCCACCCGGTCCGAAGCCAAGACGCGCGAAGCCCATCGCCGCTACGTCCCGGCCTCACTCGGCGCGGACGACGCGATCGCCCGAGCGGTCGAGCTGTTGTCCGGCGCGCGCGCGCCCGTGCTTTACACCGGCGGCGGGGTCATCAATTCGGGGCCGGAGGCATCGCGGCTCCTGCGCGAATTGCAGGAGATGAGTGGCGCGCCCGTCACCTCCACGCTGATGGGCCTGGGCAGTTTCCCGGCGCAGCATCCGGCCTGGCTCGGCATGCTGGGCATGCATGGCACGTATGAAGCGAACATGACGATGAACCGCGCCGATCTCATCCTGTGCGTCGGCGCGCGTTTCGACGACCGCGTGACGGGCAAGATCGACGATTTCGCGCCCGATGCGACGAAGATCCACATCGACATCGACCGGTCCTCGATCAACAAGACGGTGGAGGTCGACCTCGCCATCGTGGGCGATTGCGCACGCGTCCTGGAACAGATCATCGACCGATGGCGCGATACCGGCAAGACGTCGCAGGATCTGTCCGAATGGTATGCCCGGATCGAGGGGTGGCGGGCGCGTCATTCGCTGGAATATCCCAAATCGGACAGCGAGATCATGCCGCAGCACGCGATCGAGCGCCTGTTCGAGCTGACCCGCGACCGCGACCCGATCATCAGCACCGAGGTCGGTCAGCATCAGATGTGGGCCGCGCAGCATTTCCATTTCTTCGAGCCCAACAAATGGCTGACCAGTGGCGGGCTCGGCACGATGGGCTACGGCCTGCCCGCCGCCATCGGGGCGCAGATCGGCCATCCCGATGCGCTGGTCATCGACATCGCGGGCGAAGCATCGATCCAGATGAACATTCAGGAGATGGGAACGGCGAGCCAGTATCGCCTCCCCGTCAAGGTGTTCGTGCTCAACAATGAATTCATGGGCATGGTCCGGCAATGGCAGGAGCTGACCTACGAAAGCCGCTATTCCAACAGCTATTCGGAATCGCTGCCCGATTTCGTGAAGCTCGCCGAGGCTTACGGCTGGAAGGGGATCCTGATCGACGACCCGGCCGAGCTCGACGCCGGGATCGAGGCGATGATCGCGCATGACGGTCCCGTCATCGTCGATTGCCGCGTCGCGAAGCTTGCCAATTGCCTGCCGATGTTCCGTTCGGGCGCGGCGCACACCGACATGCTGCTCTACGGGGACGAAGCCCCCGCCGCAGTCACCGAAGAAGCGAGGGCCGCGGTATGA
- the ilvN gene encoding acetolactate synthase small subunit, producing the protein MTDLDTRPSERHVLAITVDNESGILAKIAGLFTARGYNIDSLTVADISEDHEISRITIVTHGPPKVIDQIHAQLGRLIPVHKVDDLTELGPHVERELALVKVAGKGDNRVEALRLADVFRAKVVDSTTESFIFEITGAPEKIDSFVALMRGLGLVEVGRTGIVGMMRGID; encoded by the coding sequence ATGACCGATCTCGACACCCGTCCGTCCGAACGCCACGTTCTCGCCATCACGGTCGACAATGAAAGCGGCATCCTCGCCAAGATCGCCGGGCTTTTCACCGCGCGCGGCTATAATATCGACAGCCTGACCGTGGCCGATATTTCCGAGGATCACGAGATCAGCCGCATCACCATCGTCACCCATGGCCCGCCCAAGGTGATCGACCAGATCCATGCGCAGCTGGGCCGGCTCATCCCCGTGCACAAGGTCGACGACCTCACCGAGCTTGGCCCGCATGTCGAACGCGAGCTTGCGCTCGTGAAGGTGGCGGGCAAGGGCGACAACCGGGTCGAGGCGCTCCGCCTTGCCGATGTGTTCCGTGCCAAGGTCGTCGATTCCACGACCGAGAGCTTCATCTTCGAGATTACCGGCGCACCGGAAAAGATCGACAGCTTCGTCGCATTGATGCGCGGGCTGGGCCTGGTCGAGGTGGGGCGCACCGGCATCGTCGGCATGATGCGCGGCATCGACTGA
- the ilvC gene encoding ketol-acid reductoisomerase yields MKVYYDADCDTNLIADKKIAIVGYGSQGHAHAQNLRDSGVKDVAIALREGSATRKKAEDAGFKVMNNSEAAAWADIVMILAPDEHQAAIWNDDLAGHMKAGAALAFAHGLNVHFGLIEPPKDIDVIMIAPKGPGHTVRSEYKRGGGVPCLIAVHQDATGNAHDVALAYASGVGGGRSGIIETNFREECETDLFGEQAVLCGGITHLIQAGFETLVEAGYAPEMAYFECLHETKLIVDLLYEGGIANMRYSISNTAEYGDIVTGPRIITDETKAEMKRVLDDIQSGRFVKNFVLDNRAGQPELKASRKRAEAHPIEKTGAQLRAMMPWIGANKLVDKDKN; encoded by the coding sequence GTGAAAGTCTATTACGACGCCGATTGCGACACCAATCTGATCGCGGACAAGAAGATCGCGATCGTCGGCTATGGAAGCCAGGGCCACGCCCATGCGCAGAACCTGCGCGATTCGGGTGTGAAGGACGTCGCCATCGCCCTTCGCGAAGGGTCCGCCACGCGCAAAAAGGCCGAGGACGCCGGCTTCAAGGTGATGAACAATTCCGAGGCTGCCGCATGGGCCGACATCGTGATGATCCTCGCCCCGGACGAACACCAGGCCGCGATCTGGAACGACGACCTCGCCGGCCACATGAAGGCGGGTGCGGCGCTGGCCTTCGCCCACGGTCTGAACGTGCATTTCGGCCTGATCGAACCGCCCAAGGACATCGACGTCATCATGATCGCGCCCAAGGGCCCCGGCCACACCGTGCGCAGCGAATACAAGCGCGGCGGCGGCGTGCCCTGCCTCATCGCGGTGCATCAGGACGCGACCGGCAACGCGCATGACGTGGCGCTCGCCTACGCAAGCGGCGTCGGCGGCGGCCGTTCGGGCATTATCGAGACCAATTTCCGCGAGGAATGCGAAACCGACCTGTTCGGCGAGCAGGCCGTGCTGTGCGGCGGGATCACCCATCTGATCCAGGCCGGCTTCGAAACGCTGGTCGAGGCGGGTTATGCGCCCGAAATGGCCTATTTCGAATGCCTCCACGAAACGAAGCTGATCGTCGATCTGCTTTACGAAGGCGGCATCGCCAACATGCGCTACTCGATCAGCAACACCGCCGAATATGGCGACATCGTCACCGGCCCGCGCATCATCACGGATGAGACGAAAGCGGAAATGAAGCGCGTTCTCGACGATATTCAGTCGGGCCGTTTCGTGAAGAACTTCGTCCTCGACAACCGCGCCGGGCAGCCCGAGCTGAAAGCGTCGCGCAAGCGGGCTGAGGCGCATCCCATTGAAAAGACCGGAGCACAATTGCGCGCGATGATGCCGTGGATCGGCGCGAACAAGCTGGTCGACAAGGACAAGAACTGA
- a CDS encoding YceI family protein, with protein MRLAYLAPLAALTAALAVPAIADHHEEPQLPGVADVSRVTAGTYATDPSHTIVGWTVNHFGFNDYFGMFGDAEGTLTIDPANPTAAEVEISIPITSLAVVSEGLRDHMLRPGQDGAEPDFFGPNPGMAVFRSTSVTMGNTPTEAMITGNLTMNGHTNPVVIAAEFTGAGANPMSKAETIGFEGRATILRSQFGIDTALPVVSDEVVLDISAAFEKQ; from the coding sequence ATGCGTCTTGCCTATCTCGCCCCGCTCGCCGCGCTTACCGCCGCGCTCGCCGTGCCCGCCATCGCCGACCATCACGAGGAGCCGCAGCTCCCCGGCGTCGCCGATGTCAGCCGCGTCACCGCCGGCACCTACGCGACCGATCCGTCGCACACCATCGTCGGCTGGACCGTCAACCATTTCGGCTTCAACGATTATTTCGGCATGTTCGGCGATGCGGAGGGCACGCTCACGATCGATCCCGCCAACCCGACCGCCGCCGAGGTCGAGATCAGCATTCCGATCACCAGCCTCGCCGTGGTGAGCGAGGGGCTGCGCGACCACATGCTCCGCCCGGGACAGGATGGCGCAGAGCCCGATTTCTTCGGCCCCAATCCCGGCATGGCGGTGTTCCGTTCCACCTCCGTCACGATGGGCAACACCCCGACCGAGGCGATGATCACCGGCAACCTCACGATGAACGGTCACACCAATCCGGTCGTGATCGCAGCCGAATTCACCGGCGCCGGCGCCAACCCGATGAGCAAGGCGGAGACCATCGGCTTCGAAGGGCGCGCGACGATCCTGCGTTCGCAATTCGGGATCGACACCGCGCTGCCGGTCGTCTCCGACGAGGTCGTGCTCGACATTTCGGCCGCATTCGAAAAGCAGTAA